The DNA sequence CGTCAGAATGATGAGGTCACTGTCCTCATCCCGCTGAAGATCAGTGAAAACACGACCAAGCTCCTCATGCATGCGCGCATTGACGGCATTGACCGGCCCCGGCCCGTCAATTGTGACTGTCAAAACCCGGCCTTCATAGCCGAATGACAAGGTCTCGTAATCTTTGAATTCCATGCCCATTCCTTTTTTTCTGAGGCTAACTCAAAATTGCCTAGACGTTCAACCCTCAAATAGGCTTATATCTTTAAACGTGTTTGATCATTTGCGCAGATATATGCTCATTTTATGAGGAACATTCAAATTTCCATATCAGCGGCACCATCCAAACAAAGGTCCGGACGCTGGGGAGACCGGGAACAGTCGATCCTGGACGCAGCGTGGGAGCTCATCACATCTCAGGGCTTCGACCGTATGACCATGGCTGATGTTGCAGCAGCGACAGGTCTTTCGGAAGGAAGTCTCTACAATTATGTGCCCAGCAAACGCGAGCTCGCCATCCGCGTCGCCGAACGCTGGTTCTCCACACAGGCTGAAGAGCTAGAACAGACATTAAGCGCTGTTGAGCACCCGCGTGATCAGGTGACACTTCTCGTCCAACGCCACATCGCGATGATTTTGGAACAGCCCGAACTGTTCCTCATGTGGATACGCGAAGTACGAGCGACCGATGCCTACCTCACCTCAAGCTCACGCGACATCTTCCGATCCTATACCGGGCTCTTACGCGCAGTTCTTGACAAGGCGCAGGTGGCGGGCAGCATTGAGACCGATATGAGTAATGATATGGTCCGCGACATGATCTATGGCGGCGCAGAACATGTGGCCTGGACCGCCATCGTCCAAAAACGAGCAAGCATGTTGGATGTAGCCGACGCCGCGAAAAAACTCGGGCGCACTTATTGGAAGGCGCTTAAGGCCAACACAGCATCAGAAGACTTAACAGACGAGCGCCTTGCCAGGATCGAAGCAAAGCTCGACAGGCTTTCCTGACACTCACTCAAAGCAGTCGCTCAGAGATCGGTCGAAATCAACAGGTTCAGGTCCAACTCCAATATAGACCAGCGCAGCATCATCAGGCGCCATGGCGAGCGTTGAGAGCTCCAACCGCCCGGCAGTCCATTGAACGAGGCGCCCTCCACCATCCGTTGACCGGACAAATCCCTTACAGCGCAAAAGTCCGTCACAGCCTCCCAACACAGCTGTAAGCCGCTCCACATCGCAGGCTTCGTTGCAAGCAACAGACCCCGTCCAGAAAAGAGCATGGGGGTCATGGCGCTCCGTCTGTAGAGTCCGCGCATCAGTAGAGAAATCAAACAGATGAGAGACAGAGACGTCGGTTGTAGTCGTTTCAATTCTCAATACACCAGGCCTTTCACGCTCCAGCAGGTCAACGACTGCCTGCGTTTGAACGTCACTCGCGACATCTGTTTTTGTGAGCAGCAACAGATCAGCCGCCCCCACCTGCGCATGAACAGTATCGGCAAGCAGTGGGTCTGCAGCCTGGGACTGATACTGCGTGGCGTCCACCAACACGAAAATCCCCTGGAGCCGCAGAGCCTTGTCTGCACGAGCGATCGCCGCGATCCGCAAAGGGTCCGCAACGCCACTTGCCTCAATGACGATTTGCTCTGGTGGATCTGGACGCGTAACGAGGGAGATCAAGGCACGCAGGAAATCATTCCCGATGGAGCAACAAATGCATCCATTTGCGAGACTAACCATGTCCTCGTCGCGGGTAACAATCAGCTTCTCATCAATATTGATGTCACCGAAATCATTGACGATCACGCCAAGGCGGCGCCCTTCATTCTCCTGCAACAAGCGGTTGAGAAGGGTCGTCTTCCCCGCACCAAGGAACCCCCCAACAACCGAAACAGGGATCACAGATCGGTCAGTCATGATCTAGACCTGAGGTGCTTCAAATACCTCACCACCCACAACCGTTCCCCAGACACCAATGTCTTTGAGTGCCATTGGATCACCTTCGAGCGGGTCCTCATTCAGGACCGCGAAGTCGGCGAGCTTACCCACTTCAATGCTCCCAATTTCATG is a window from the Rhodobiaceae bacterium genome containing:
- the fadR gene encoding fatty acid metabolism regulator protein, with product MRNIQISISAAPSKQRSGRWGDREQSILDAAWELITSQGFDRMTMADVAAATGLSEGSLYNYVPSKRELAIRVAERWFSTQAEELEQTLSAVEHPRDQVTLLVQRHIAMILEQPELFLMWIREVRATDAYLTSSSRDIFRSYTGLLRAVLDKAQVAGSIETDMSNDMVRDMIYGGAEHVAWTAIVQKRASMLDVADAAKKLGRTYWKALKANTASEDLTDERLARIEAKLDRLS
- the yciC gene encoding putative metal chaperone YciC, translated to MTDRSVIPVSVVGGFLGAGKTTLLNRLLQENEGRRLGVIVNDFGDINIDEKLIVTRDEDMVSLANGCICCSIGNDFLRALISLVTRPDPPEQIVIEASGVADPLRIAAIARADKALRLQGIFVLVDATQYQSQAADPLLADTVHAQVGAADLLLLTKTDVASDVQTQAVVDLLERERPGVLRIETTTTDVSVSHLFDFSTDARTLQTERHDPHALFWTGSVACNEACDVERLTAVLGGCDGLLRCKGFVRSTDGGGRLVQWTAGRLELSTLAMAPDDAALVYIGVGPEPVDFDRSLSDCFE